One Brassica napus cultivar Da-Ae chromosome A1, Da-Ae, whole genome shotgun sequence genomic region harbors:
- the LOC106376554 gene encoding uncharacterized protein LOC106376554 isoform X3: MAATGEGRKQQLASCADGNAPLKYPTFKAPPNPSLTHTLIDVSPLLVKEEEEETAFPLRDDRPLVQDVCTISVLPDEGNPVPQCTSQFTLLSFVKALLPSKNQMFIDAQLNCQKTQNRINVLLGGTDSYQSCVVDINVEKGNAGEAHDGGVAGNVKSESVHMQKVLQRQASMTTDKAISERCHDAPTNRWRRYKRAASFDSRKIVILFSILSSVGTLILIYLTLRVRQNGDNSFNHM; encoded by the exons ATGGCCGCCACTGGTGAAGGG AGGAAGCAGCAATTGGCAAGTTGTGCAGATGGGAACGCACCTCTCAAGTATCCAACCTTCAAGGCTCCTCCTAACCCTAGCCTCACCCATACCCTCATAG ATGTGTCTCCTCTTCTTGttaaggaggaggaggaggagactgCTTTCCCTTTGAGAGATGACCGTCCACTA GTCCAAGACGTGTGTACTATCTCTGTCTTACCTGACGAAGGCAATCCTGTCCCGCAATGTACCTCCCAGTTCACTCTCTTGAGCTTCGTCAAGGCTCTGCTTCCTTCTAAAAACCAGATGTTCATCGACGCCCAACTCAACTGTCAGAAGACTCAGAACCGCATCAATGTTCTTCTGGGAGGCACTGATTCCTACCAGTCATGCGTCGTTGACATTAACGTCGAGAAAGGCAACGCTGGTGAGGCCCATGACGGAGGAGTCGCTGGAAATGTCAAGTCCGAGAGTGTA CATATGCAAAAGGTACTGCAGAGACAAGCAAGCATGACCACTG ATAAAGCAATCTCCGAGAGATGCCACGATGCACCAACCAACAGGTGGAGAAGATACAAGCGTGCCGCTTCATTTGACTCAAGGAAAATCGTCATCCTTTTCTCCATCTT ATCAAGTGTGGGAACGCTGATATTGATCTACCTGACACTGAGAGTTAGGCAAAACGGAGACAACAGCTTCAATCATATGTAG
- the LOC106376554 gene encoding uncharacterized protein LOC106376554 isoform X1 produces MAATGEGRKQQLASCADGNAPLKYPTFKAPPNPSLTHTLIDVSPLLVKEEEEETAFPLRDDRPLVSPPSCVQVQDVCTISVLPDEGNPVPQCTSQFTLLSFVKALLPSKNQMFIDAQLNCQKTQNRINVLLGGTDSYQSCVVDINVEKGNAGEAHDGGVAGNVKSESVHMQKVLQRQASMTTDKAISERCHDAPTNRWRRYKRAASFDSRKIVILFSILSSVGTLILIYLTLRVRQNGDNSFNHM; encoded by the exons ATGGCCGCCACTGGTGAAGGG AGGAAGCAGCAATTGGCAAGTTGTGCAGATGGGAACGCACCTCTCAAGTATCCAACCTTCAAGGCTCCTCCTAACCCTAGCCTCACCCATACCCTCATAG ATGTGTCTCCTCTTCTTGttaaggaggaggaggaggagactgCTTTCCCTTTGAGAGATGACCGTCCACTAGTGAGTCCTCCTTCTTGTGTACAA GTCCAAGACGTGTGTACTATCTCTGTCTTACCTGACGAAGGCAATCCTGTCCCGCAATGTACCTCCCAGTTCACTCTCTTGAGCTTCGTCAAGGCTCTGCTTCCTTCTAAAAACCAGATGTTCATCGACGCCCAACTCAACTGTCAGAAGACTCAGAACCGCATCAATGTTCTTCTGGGAGGCACTGATTCCTACCAGTCATGCGTCGTTGACATTAACGTCGAGAAAGGCAACGCTGGTGAGGCCCATGACGGAGGAGTCGCTGGAAATGTCAAGTCCGAGAGTGTA CATATGCAAAAGGTACTGCAGAGACAAGCAAGCATGACCACTG ATAAAGCAATCTCCGAGAGATGCCACGATGCACCAACCAACAGGTGGAGAAGATACAAGCGTGCCGCTTCATTTGACTCAAGGAAAATCGTCATCCTTTTCTCCATCTT ATCAAGTGTGGGAACGCTGATATTGATCTACCTGACACTGAGAGTTAGGCAAAACGGAGACAACAGCTTCAATCATATGTAG
- the LOC106376554 gene encoding uncharacterized protein LOC106376554 isoform X2 produces MAATGEGQLASCADGNAPLKYPTFKAPPNPSLTHTLIDVSPLLVKEEEEETAFPLRDDRPLVSPPSCVQVQDVCTISVLPDEGNPVPQCTSQFTLLSFVKALLPSKNQMFIDAQLNCQKTQNRINVLLGGTDSYQSCVVDINVEKGNAGEAHDGGVAGNVKSESVHMQKVLQRQASMTTDKAISERCHDAPTNRWRRYKRAASFDSRKIVILFSILSSVGTLILIYLTLRVRQNGDNSFNHM; encoded by the exons ATGGCCGCCACTGGTGAAGGG CAATTGGCAAGTTGTGCAGATGGGAACGCACCTCTCAAGTATCCAACCTTCAAGGCTCCTCCTAACCCTAGCCTCACCCATACCCTCATAG ATGTGTCTCCTCTTCTTGttaaggaggaggaggaggagactgCTTTCCCTTTGAGAGATGACCGTCCACTAGTGAGTCCTCCTTCTTGTGTACAA GTCCAAGACGTGTGTACTATCTCTGTCTTACCTGACGAAGGCAATCCTGTCCCGCAATGTACCTCCCAGTTCACTCTCTTGAGCTTCGTCAAGGCTCTGCTTCCTTCTAAAAACCAGATGTTCATCGACGCCCAACTCAACTGTCAGAAGACTCAGAACCGCATCAATGTTCTTCTGGGAGGCACTGATTCCTACCAGTCATGCGTCGTTGACATTAACGTCGAGAAAGGCAACGCTGGTGAGGCCCATGACGGAGGAGTCGCTGGAAATGTCAAGTCCGAGAGTGTA CATATGCAAAAGGTACTGCAGAGACAAGCAAGCATGACCACTG ATAAAGCAATCTCCGAGAGATGCCACGATGCACCAACCAACAGGTGGAGAAGATACAAGCGTGCCGCTTCATTTGACTCAAGGAAAATCGTCATCCTTTTCTCCATCTT ATCAAGTGTGGGAACGCTGATATTGATCTACCTGACACTGAGAGTTAGGCAAAACGGAGACAACAGCTTCAATCATATGTAG
- the LOC106376554 gene encoding uncharacterized protein LOC106376554 isoform X4, translating into MAATGEGQLASCADGNAPLKYPTFKAPPNPSLTHTLIDVSPLLVKEEEEETAFPLRDDRPLVQDVCTISVLPDEGNPVPQCTSQFTLLSFVKALLPSKNQMFIDAQLNCQKTQNRINVLLGGTDSYQSCVVDINVEKGNAGEAHDGGVAGNVKSESVHMQKVLQRQASMTTDKAISERCHDAPTNRWRRYKRAASFDSRKIVILFSILSSVGTLILIYLTLRVRQNGDNSFNHM; encoded by the exons ATGGCCGCCACTGGTGAAGGG CAATTGGCAAGTTGTGCAGATGGGAACGCACCTCTCAAGTATCCAACCTTCAAGGCTCCTCCTAACCCTAGCCTCACCCATACCCTCATAG ATGTGTCTCCTCTTCTTGttaaggaggaggaggaggagactgCTTTCCCTTTGAGAGATGACCGTCCACTA GTCCAAGACGTGTGTACTATCTCTGTCTTACCTGACGAAGGCAATCCTGTCCCGCAATGTACCTCCCAGTTCACTCTCTTGAGCTTCGTCAAGGCTCTGCTTCCTTCTAAAAACCAGATGTTCATCGACGCCCAACTCAACTGTCAGAAGACTCAGAACCGCATCAATGTTCTTCTGGGAGGCACTGATTCCTACCAGTCATGCGTCGTTGACATTAACGTCGAGAAAGGCAACGCTGGTGAGGCCCATGACGGAGGAGTCGCTGGAAATGTCAAGTCCGAGAGTGTA CATATGCAAAAGGTACTGCAGAGACAAGCAAGCATGACCACTG ATAAAGCAATCTCCGAGAGATGCCACGATGCACCAACCAACAGGTGGAGAAGATACAAGCGTGCCGCTTCATTTGACTCAAGGAAAATCGTCATCCTTTTCTCCATCTT ATCAAGTGTGGGAACGCTGATATTGATCTACCTGACACTGAGAGTTAGGCAAAACGGAGACAACAGCTTCAATCATATGTAG